One segment of Aquimarina sp. BL5 DNA contains the following:
- the accB gene encoding acetyl-CoA carboxylase biotin carboxyl carrier protein: MDLKEIQNLIKFVAKSGASEVKLEMEDVKITIKTTSEENKETTIVQQIPVGNAVPAPQPAAQVQTPAPVATEAATPSSEEDNSKYITIKSPIIGTLYRKPSPDKSTFVEVGDTIKEGDVLCIIEAMKLFNEIESEVSGKIVKILADDNSPVEFDQPLFLVDPS; the protein is encoded by the coding sequence ATGGATTTAAAAGAAATTCAGAATTTAATCAAATTCGTTGCCAAATCTGGGGCTAGCGAAGTGAAGTTAGAGATGGAAGATGTAAAAATTACTATCAAAACAACTTCAGAAGAAAACAAAGAAACAACAATTGTACAGCAAATACCAGTAGGTAATGCAGTGCCTGCTCCCCAACCAGCGGCACAAGTACAAACTCCTGCTCCTGTGGCTACTGAGGCTGCAACTCCGAGTAGTGAAGAAGACAATTCTAAATACATTACTATAAAATCTCCTATCATAGGAACACTTTATAGAAAGCCATCTCCAGACAAATCAACTTTTGTAGAAGTAGGAGATACTATCAAGGAAGGAGATGTACTTTGTATTATTGAAGCAATGAAGCTTTTCAATGAAATTGAAAGTGAAGTTTCAGGTAAAATCGTTAAAATTTTAGCTGATGATAATTCTCCTGTAGAATTTGATCAACCATTATTCTTAGTAGACCCATCATAA
- a CDS encoding beta-ketoacyl-ACP synthase III — translation MSKITAAITAVGAYVPDYVLSNEILATMVDTNDEWITTRTGIKERRLLKEEGKGSSFLGIKAAEDLIAKKNLDPKEIDMVIFATATPDLPVAATAAYAASEIGAVNAFSYDLQAACSSFLYGMSTAASYIEAGRYKKILLIGADKMSSIIDYTDRTTCIIFGDGGGAVLFEPNDEGLGLQDEYLRTDGVGREFLKIEAGGSILPPSEETVANRQHFVQQDGKSVFKYAVSNMADASTKIMERNNISGEDVDWLVAHQANKRIIDATANRMNLNPDKVLMNIHRYGNTTSATLPLLLSDYEKQLKKGDNIVFASFGGGFTWGSIFLKWAYNS, via the coding sequence ATGAGTAAAATCACAGCCGCTATCACAGCTGTAGGCGCTTATGTGCCGGACTATGTGTTATCTAATGAGATATTAGCAACAATGGTCGATACAAACGATGAATGGATTACCACTCGTACAGGTATTAAAGAACGTAGATTACTAAAAGAAGAAGGTAAAGGAAGTTCTTTCTTAGGTATAAAAGCAGCAGAGGATTTAATTGCTAAAAAGAATCTCGATCCTAAAGAGATAGACATGGTGATCTTTGCAACTGCTACACCTGATCTTCCCGTTGCTGCAACCGCAGCATACGCAGCTTCAGAAATAGGAGCAGTCAATGCATTTTCTTATGATCTACAAGCAGCTTGTTCCAGTTTTTTATATGGAATGTCTACTGCAGCCAGCTATATTGAAGCAGGAAGATATAAAAAGATCTTATTGATTGGAGCAGATAAAATGTCATCAATTATTGATTATACTGATCGTACTACTTGCATCATTTTTGGTGATGGTGGTGGAGCAGTGCTTTTCGAACCTAATGATGAAGGATTAGGACTACAAGACGAATACTTACGTACAGATGGTGTAGGGCGCGAGTTTCTAAAAATTGAAGCAGGTGGGTCTATCTTACCTCCATCAGAAGAAACGGTAGCAAATAGACAACATTTCGTTCAGCAGGATGGGAAATCAGTATTTAAATATGCTGTTTCTAATATGGCAGATGCCAGCACGAAAATCATGGAACGCAATAATATTAGTGGAGAAGATGTAGATTGGCTTGTTGCACATCAAGCTAATAAACGTATTATCGATGCTACTGCAAACAGAATGAATCTGAATCCAGACAAGGTTCTTATGAACATTCATAGATATGGTAATACAACCTCAGCAACATTACCATTATTATTAAGCGATTACGAAAAACAACTCAAAAAAGGAGATAATATAGTATTTGCCTCATTCGGTGGAGGCTTTACTTGGGGTTCAATTTTCTTAAAATGGGCCTACAATTCCTAA
- the rpmF gene encoding 50S ribosomal protein L32 has protein sequence MAHPKRKISKTRRDKRRTHYKATVPQIATDPTTGEAHLYHRAHWFEGKLYYRGQVIIDNTEEEVA, from the coding sequence ATGGCACATCCTAAGAGAAAAATCTCCAAAACAAGAAGAGATAAGAGAAGAACACATTATAAAGCTACTGTACCACAAATAGCTACAGATCCTACAACAGGAGAAGCACATTTATACCACAGAGCACATTGGTTTGAAGGTAAATTATATTACCGTGGTCAGGTAATTATTGACAATACTGAAGAAGAAGTAGCATAA
- a CDS encoding DUF177 domain-containing protein, giving the protein MKPLKEFNIPFVGLKQGLHKFEYQIGNTFFEHFEYDEFNASAIKVDLEFNKKTTMLELRFEANGTVNVNCDVTNEPFDLPIKNEFFLVVKFGEEYNNENEEILIIPFGEYEINVQQYIYELIVLGVPSKRVHPGVEDGTLESDILEKLDELSPKEETLENNNEEIDPRWDKLKNLLNDK; this is encoded by the coding sequence ATGAAACCACTAAAAGAGTTTAATATCCCTTTTGTTGGACTGAAGCAAGGATTACACAAGTTTGAGTATCAAATTGGCAATACGTTCTTCGAACATTTTGAGTATGACGAATTTAATGCATCTGCAATAAAAGTCGATCTGGAGTTTAACAAGAAAACAACGATGTTAGAACTTCGGTTTGAGGCTAATGGCACAGTAAATGTCAATTGCGATGTCACCAATGAACCTTTTGATTTACCTATTAAAAATGAATTCTTTTTAGTAGTTAAATTTGGAGAAGAGTATAACAATGAGAACGAAGAAATTCTTATTATTCCTTTTGGAGAATATGAAATCAACGTTCAGCAATATATATATGAACTTATTGTTTTAGGAGTACCTTCTAAACGAGTTCACCCTGGTGTCGAAGATGGTACATTAGAATCTGACATACTTGAAAAATTAGATGAACTAAGCCCGAAAGAGGAAACATTAGAAAATAATAACGAGGAAATTGATCCTCGTTGGGACAAATTAAAAAACTTATTAAACGATAAATAA
- the pdxA gene encoding 4-hydroxythreonine-4-phosphate dehydrogenase PdxA produces the protein MKKEEKIRLGISIGDLNGIGSEVILKTFEDPRMLDFCTPVIFASVKVLSFLKKQYNITANLHGIDKTSQILDGKINVLNIWKEGVAINFGQEDSTIGAYAIKSLKAATSALKNDEIQVLVTAPINKHSIQSEDFNFPGHTDYLDQELEGNSLMFMITDTLKVGLLTDHVAVKDIAEIITPKLIEQKVDTIYNALKRDFGISKPKIAVLGINPHSGDNGVIGKEDEEILKPTIKKINESGKLVYGPYAADSFFGSDGYKAFDAIVASYHDQGLIPFKTLSFGKGVNYTAGLNKVRTSPDHGTAFEIAGKNKADNGSFKEAVFSALKIFKNRQEYNELTKNPLKKQPRKPQFKGNKEIKKN, from the coding sequence ATGAAGAAAGAAGAAAAAATAAGATTAGGCATATCAATTGGAGACCTAAATGGTATCGGAAGTGAAGTAATTCTCAAAACTTTCGAAGATCCGCGCATGCTGGACTTCTGCACTCCTGTAATTTTTGCATCTGTAAAGGTTCTTTCTTTTCTCAAAAAACAGTACAACATTACTGCGAATCTTCACGGTATTGATAAAACTTCTCAAATTCTGGATGGTAAAATAAATGTACTCAATATATGGAAAGAAGGAGTAGCTATTAATTTCGGACAAGAGGATTCAACAATTGGAGCATATGCTATTAAATCATTAAAAGCAGCAACTTCTGCTCTGAAAAATGACGAAATACAGGTCCTAGTAACAGCCCCTATTAACAAACACAGCATTCAATCTGAAGATTTTAATTTCCCAGGACATACAGATTACCTAGATCAGGAGCTCGAAGGAAATAGCTTGATGTTTATGATAACAGATACTTTAAAAGTAGGCTTGCTTACAGATCATGTAGCTGTAAAAGATATTGCAGAAATCATCACACCAAAACTTATCGAGCAAAAAGTAGATACTATATACAACGCATTAAAGCGAGATTTTGGAATCAGTAAGCCCAAAATTGCAGTTTTAGGCATCAATCCTCATAGTGGAGACAACGGTGTAATTGGCAAAGAAGATGAAGAGATATTAAAACCTACTATCAAAAAAATAAATGAATCTGGTAAACTTGTATATGGTCCATATGCTGCAGATAGCTTTTTTGGTTCCGATGGCTATAAAGCCTTTGATGCGATTGTAGCTTCTTATCACGACCAGGGATTGATTCCTTTTAAAACACTATCGTTCGGAAAAGGGGTCAACTATACTGCTGGATTAAACAAAGTACGAACATCTCCGGATCACGGAACTGCTTTTGAAATTGCAGGAAAAAACAAAGCAGACAACGGATCTTTCAAAGAAGCAGTATTTTCGGCTTTGAAAATTTTCAAAAATAGACAAGAATACAATGAACTGACTAAGAACCCATTAAAAAAACAGCCTCGTAAACCTCAATTCAAAGGAAACAAGGAAATAAAGAAGAATTAG
- a CDS encoding riboflavin synthase — protein MFTGIIEELGTVANLKTNQENLDITVRANFTSELKIDQSVAHNGVCLTVVSIEGDTYTVTAIKETLDKTNLIHLEEGQIVNLERGMKLGARLDGHIVQGHVDQIATCVNIKEADGSWYFTFQYDPSLSNITIEKGSVTVNGVSLTVVNSKKDEFSVAIIPFTYEHTNFNTFKVGTVVNLEFDVIGKYVKRITELG, from the coding sequence ATGTTTACAGGAATCATCGAAGAATTAGGAACAGTTGCTAATCTAAAAACAAATCAAGAAAATCTTGATATTACTGTCCGTGCGAATTTCACTTCTGAGCTAAAAATTGATCAAAGCGTTGCGCATAATGGAGTTTGTCTTACAGTAGTATCTATTGAAGGTGATACGTATACAGTAACCGCAATAAAAGAGACTTTAGATAAAACAAATCTCATTCATCTGGAAGAAGGACAGATTGTGAATTTAGAACGTGGAATGAAATTAGGAGCCCGTTTGGATGGTCATATTGTACAAGGTCATGTAGACCAGATCGCTACTTGTGTAAATATCAAAGAAGCAGATGGGAGTTGGTATTTTACATTTCAATATGATCCTTCCTTAAGTAATATTACCATAGAAAAAGGTTCGGTTACAGTTAATGGAGTAAGTTTAACTGTTGTGAATTCTAAAAAAGATGAATTCAGCGTGGCGATTATTCCTTTTACATATGAGCATACGAATTTTAATACTTTTAAAGTTGGAACAGTAGTGAATCTAGAGTTTGATGTGATTGGTAAATATGTAAAAAGAATAACAGAATTGGGATAG
- the mce gene encoding methylmalonyl-CoA epimerase, which yields MNKIEHIGIAVKDIDQANTLYEQLLGVPPYKQEIVESEAVITSFFKVGDNKIELVASTKEDGPIGKFISKKGEGIHHIAFDVDDIEQELKRLENEGFQLINKIPKKGADNKLVAFIHPKTTNGVLVELCQEIN from the coding sequence ATTAACAAAATAGAACATATCGGAATTGCAGTAAAAGATATTGATCAGGCCAATACATTATATGAGCAACTATTGGGTGTTCCTCCGTACAAACAAGAAATTGTAGAAAGTGAAGCAGTAATTACTTCATTTTTTAAAGTAGGAGATAATAAAATAGAGCTTGTTGCAAGCACTAAAGAAGATGGACCTATAGGAAAATTTATTTCTAAAAAAGGGGAAGGTATCCACCATATCGCTTTTGATGTAGATGATATTGAACAAGAATTAAAAAGATTAGAAAACGAAGGATTTCAATTGATTAATAAAATTCCAAAAAAAGGAGCTGATAATAAGCTTGTTGCATTTATTCATCCTAAAACTACAAATGGTGTTTTAGTAGAGCTTTGTCAAGAGATAAATTAA
- the rbfA gene encoding 30S ribosome-binding factor RbfA, whose translation METNRQKKIGGVLQRDVADVIQHALREAGVQGILVSVTKVSVTTDLSIAKVYMSVFPHNEGEKVLTEVNAVKSQIKHQVAQRTKNQLRRMPELSYFIDDSLEYIDNIDKAIKGKENPLENPDLLPRRKKK comes from the coding sequence ATGGAAACAAACAGACAGAAAAAAATAGGTGGAGTATTACAGCGCGATGTCGCCGATGTAATACAACACGCATTACGTGAAGCGGGAGTACAAGGGATTTTAGTTTCTGTTACTAAGGTAAGTGTGACAACAGATTTATCGATTGCAAAAGTATATATGAGCGTTTTTCCTCATAACGAAGGAGAAAAAGTGCTGACGGAAGTAAATGCGGTAAAATCACAGATTAAACATCAGGTAGCTCAGCGGACTAAAAACCAGCTTCGTCGTATGCCAGAATTGTCTTATTTTATAGATGATTCTTTAGAATATATAGATAATATAGACAAGGCGATAAAAGGAAAAGAAAATCCATTAGAAAATCCTGATTTATTACCGCGCCGCAAGAAGAAGTAA
- a CDS encoding FtsX-like permease family protein: protein MKFSYYIAKRYLFSPGSSNAINIITGIAAAGVVIGAMALFLVLCGFAGLKDFSLQFSSYFDPDLKIFPSSGKTFTFTDAQKEKLTSLEGVVSFSEIIEERVVLGFKDKQKTGFIKGVDANYKNVIQTDSIVFAGEWLTDNDAQVVAGYGISRELGMGVEQIYTNFLNIYVPKPGKGIPKDPSKAFRKKAVVNTGIYTVNEDLDKKYVFSTIGLARDLLKLPDDAITNIELKLSSDADEDTIKEQLQTLFEDQVIIKNRIQLNDTLYKMLNTENLASYLVITLIAIIALFNVAGAIIMMIIDKKNNIKTLYNLGAALPKIRKIFLFQGSLMTILGALLGLLLGFILIICQQQFGLLMITPSLPYPTKITVASFIIVFLTITVIGIVASLLASSRINQKLVGF, encoded by the coding sequence TTGAAATTTTCATACTACATCGCTAAGCGGTATTTATTTTCTCCTGGTAGCAGTAATGCAATCAATATTATTACAGGTATTGCAGCAGCAGGAGTGGTTATAGGTGCCATGGCACTATTTCTGGTTTTATGTGGTTTCGCAGGGCTAAAAGATTTTAGTCTGCAGTTTTCTTCTTATTTTGACCCAGATCTTAAAATTTTTCCATCAAGTGGAAAGACATTTACTTTTACAGATGCTCAAAAAGAAAAATTAACTAGTTTAGAAGGGGTTGTTAGCTTTTCTGAAATTATAGAAGAACGTGTAGTCCTAGGATTTAAAGACAAACAAAAAACAGGTTTTATAAAAGGTGTTGATGCTAATTATAAAAATGTAATTCAAACTGATAGCATTGTGTTTGCCGGAGAATGGTTGACCGATAATGATGCGCAGGTGGTTGCTGGATATGGTATTAGTAGAGAATTAGGAATGGGGGTAGAACAGATATACACCAATTTCTTAAACATATACGTTCCTAAACCTGGAAAAGGGATTCCAAAAGACCCATCTAAAGCATTTAGAAAAAAAGCCGTTGTTAATACAGGAATTTATACGGTAAATGAGGATCTAGATAAAAAGTACGTTTTTTCTACTATAGGACTTGCAAGAGATTTATTAAAATTGCCTGATGATGCTATAACGAATATAGAACTAAAACTATCTTCGGATGCAGATGAAGATACTATTAAAGAGCAATTACAAACTCTTTTTGAGGATCAGGTGATTATAAAAAATCGAATACAGCTTAATGATACCTTATATAAAATGCTCAATACTGAAAATTTAGCATCATATCTAGTGATCACATTGATAGCCATTATTGCATTATTTAATGTTGCTGGAGCAATTATCATGATGATCATTGATAAAAAGAACAATATCAAAACATTGTACAACCTGGGTGCTGCCTTGCCAAAAATTAGAAAAATATTTTTGTTTCAAGGATCGTTGATGACCATTTTGGGAGCATTATTAGGGTTGCTTTTAGGCTTTATACTGATTATATGTCAACAACAGTTTGGGTTGCTTATGATCACACCTTCTTTACCTTATCCTACCAAAATTACTGTGGCAAGTTTTATCATAGTATTCCTAACCATTACAGTAATTGGTATTGTAGCTTCGTTATTAGCATCCAGTAGAATCAATCAGAAATTAGTGGGGTTTTAA
- the dusB gene encoding tRNA dihydrouridine synthase DusB has protein sequence MAKIGDIDVGEFPLLLAPMEDVSDPPFRALCKEQGADVVYTEFISSEGLIRDAAKSVMKLDIYEKERPVGIQIFGANLDSMLKSVEIVEASGPDIIDINFGCPVKKVVSKGAGAGILKDIDLMVSLTKAMVEHTKLPVTVKTRLGWDHDSIKIVEVAERLQDVGAKAIAIHGRTRAQMYKGNADWKPIAAVKNNPRMHIPVFGNGDVDSPERAMEMRDQYGLDGAMIGRASIGYPWFFKEVKHFFETGEHLPPPTLEERVIAARRHLEMAIDWKGEKLGVFETRRHYTNYFKGIPHFKEYRMKMVTSDHSIDVFDTFNEIQEKFSGFEFV, from the coding sequence GTGGCAAAGATTGGAGACATAGATGTAGGAGAATTTCCATTGTTATTAGCACCTATGGAAGATGTGAGTGATCCCCCTTTTCGTGCATTATGCAAAGAACAAGGAGCTGATGTCGTATATACAGAATTCATATCCAGCGAAGGGTTAATTCGAGATGCTGCAAAAAGTGTAATGAAATTGGATATTTATGAGAAAGAACGTCCAGTAGGAATCCAGATTTTTGGGGCTAACCTTGATTCTATGCTTAAATCTGTAGAAATTGTAGAAGCATCTGGGCCTGATATCATAGATATAAACTTTGGTTGTCCTGTTAAAAAAGTAGTAAGCAAGGGTGCAGGAGCTGGTATCCTTAAGGATATTGACCTTATGGTGTCTCTTACCAAAGCTATGGTAGAACATACCAAATTACCCGTTACTGTAAAAACAAGGTTAGGTTGGGATCATGATTCCATAAAAATTGTAGAAGTTGCAGAACGATTGCAAGATGTAGGAGCAAAAGCGATTGCCATCCATGGTCGAACACGCGCTCAAATGTATAAAGGCAACGCCGATTGGAAACCTATTGCAGCTGTGAAAAACAACCCTAGAATGCATATTCCCGTTTTTGGTAATGGCGATGTCGATAGCCCTGAACGGGCTATGGAAATGCGTGACCAATACGGACTTGATGGAGCTATGATTGGCCGAGCAAGCATAGGATATCCTTGGTTTTTTAAGGAAGTAAAACACTTTTTTGAAACTGGAGAACATTTACCCCCGCCTACTTTAGAAGAAAGAGTTATCGCTGCACGCAGACATCTGGAAATGGCTATTGATTGGAAAGGAGAAAAACTAGGTGTTTTCGAAACTCGTAGACATTACACTAACTACTTTAAAGGCATTCCACACTTTAAAGAATACCGCATGAAAATGGTAACCAGTGATCATTCTATAGATGTTTTTGATACGTTTAATGAAATTCAAGAAAAATTTAGTGGGTTTGAGTTTGTATGA
- the lepA gene encoding translation elongation factor 4 — translation MKNIRNFCIIAHIDHGKSTLADRLLDFTGSVTAREAQAQLLDSMDLERERGITIKSHAIQMEYTYKGEEYILNLIDTPGHVDFSYEVSRSIAACEGALLIVDAAQSIQAQTISNLYLALENDLEIIPVLNKVDLPSANPEEVTDDIVDLLGCDPEEVIPASAKTGIGIEEILAAIIERVPPPEGNPDEPLQALIFDSVYNSFRGVETYFKVVNGEIKKGQQIKFVATGKDYSADEVGTLKLNQVVKKSIKTGDVGYLITGIKDAREVKVGDTITDAKTPTQNAIAGFEDVKPMVFAGIYPVDTEDYEELRSSMEKLQLNDASLVFIPESSAALGFGFRCGFLGMLHMEIIQERLEREFNMTVITTVPNVSYHAFTNKNPDEIIIVNNPSDLPDPSSMNRVEEPYIKASIITKSDFVGSVMSLCIEKRGEITNQTYLTTERVELTFDMPLAEIVFDFYDRLKTVSKGYASFDYAPIGMRESKLVKVDMLLNGNIVDALSALLHKDNAYGIGKKICEKLKELIPRQQFDIPIQAAIGAKFIARETVKALRKDVTAKCYGGDISRKRKLLEKQKKGKKRMRQVGNVEIPQEAFMAVLKLND, via the coding sequence ATGAAAAATATAAGAAACTTTTGCATTATTGCGCATATTGATCACGGTAAGAGTACATTGGCGGATAGGCTTTTGGATTTCACAGGATCTGTTACAGCTCGTGAAGCTCAGGCACAATTATTAGATAGTATGGATCTGGAGCGGGAGCGTGGGATTACTATTAAGAGTCACGCAATCCAGATGGAATATACGTATAAAGGCGAAGAATATATCCTAAATCTTATTGATACTCCAGGGCACGTAGATTTCTCATACGAGGTTTCTCGTTCTATTGCGGCTTGCGAAGGTGCTTTGCTAATAGTTGATGCAGCACAAAGTATTCAGGCACAGACAATCTCTAATTTATATTTAGCTTTAGAAAATGATCTGGAGATTATTCCGGTATTGAATAAAGTGGATTTGCCTAGTGCAAATCCCGAAGAAGTAACTGATGATATTGTGGATTTGTTAGGATGCGACCCCGAAGAGGTAATTCCTGCCAGTGCTAAAACAGGTATTGGGATTGAAGAAATTCTAGCTGCTATTATAGAAAGAGTTCCTCCTCCAGAAGGAAATCCTGATGAACCATTACAAGCATTAATTTTTGATTCGGTTTATAATTCTTTTAGAGGTGTAGAAACCTATTTTAAGGTGGTGAATGGTGAAATCAAAAAAGGACAGCAAATTAAGTTTGTTGCTACCGGAAAAGATTATTCTGCTGATGAAGTGGGGACACTAAAGCTTAATCAAGTGGTTAAGAAAAGTATTAAGACGGGAGATGTTGGATATTTGATTACAGGTATAAAAGATGCTAGAGAAGTAAAGGTAGGAGATACTATTACTGATGCTAAAACACCTACCCAGAATGCTATTGCAGGGTTTGAAGACGTAAAACCTATGGTATTTGCTGGTATTTATCCAGTAGACACGGAGGATTATGAAGAACTTCGTTCTTCTATGGAAAAATTACAGCTTAATGATGCTTCATTAGTTTTTATACCAGAGAGTTCGGCGGCATTAGGATTTGGTTTTCGATGTGGATTCTTGGGAATGCTACATATGGAAATCATCCAGGAACGCCTGGAACGTGAGTTTAATATGACTGTAATTACTACGGTTCCTAATGTTTCGTATCACGCATTTACCAATAAAAATCCAGATGAGATTATCATAGTTAATAATCCAAGTGATTTACCAGACCCATCTTCTATGAATCGCGTAGAAGAACCTTATATTAAGGCTTCCATTATTACCAAATCAGATTTTGTGGGATCTGTAATGTCACTGTGTATCGAGAAACGAGGTGAGATCACCAATCAAACATATCTAACAACAGAGCGTGTAGAACTTACCTTTGATATGCCATTGGCAGAGATTGTTTTTGATTTTTATGATCGACTTAAAACAGTGTCTAAAGGGTATGCTTCTTTTGATTATGCACCAATCGGAATGCGCGAATCGAAACTTGTAAAAGTTGATATGTTGCTTAATGGGAATATAGTAGATGCCTTATCTGCTTTGTTACATAAGGATAACGCTTACGGTATTGGAAAAAAAATCTGCGAGAAATTAAAGGAGTTAATTCCTCGTCAGCAATTCGATATTCCAATCCAAGCGGCTATTGGAGCAAAGTTTATTGCTCGTGAAACAGTAAAAGCATTGCGTAAAGATGTAACTGCTAAGTGTTATGGTGGAGATATTTCACGTAAGCGTAAGTTATTAGAAAAGCAAAAGAAAGGTAAAAAGCGTATGCGTCAGGTTGGTAATGTAGAAATTCCTCAGGAAGCATTTATGGCGGTACTAAAGTTAAACGATTAG
- a CDS encoding HAD family hydrolase, with product MDLSQIKLVATDMDGTLLNSRGEVSQSFYYLFDELRDLGVTFVAASGRQYYSIIHKLDTIKDDIIVIAENGALTMHKDQELQTTEIDRKTYLDLLDATKDLKGSQVILCGRKKAYIENYGQDFINMLNEFYGRYEIVENLSQVVDDQYLKIAICNEKGAEKYLYPSLKHLEDKLKVKVSGKVWLDLSHNDANKGHALKNLQKNLNISPGETMVFGDYNNDLEMMSQATYSFAMQNAHPNVKAVANYTTKSNDENGVEHMLSKMIEAKKKELS from the coding sequence ATGGATTTATCCCAAATAAAACTAGTTGCAACAGACATGGATGGTACGCTTCTCAATTCCAGAGGAGAAGTTAGCCAATCTTTCTATTACCTATTCGATGAACTCAGAGATCTAGGAGTTACTTTTGTTGCTGCAAGCGGAAGACAATACTATAGTATTATACATAAACTAGATACTATCAAAGATGATATTATCGTTATAGCCGAGAATGGCGCCTTGACAATGCATAAGGATCAAGAATTACAAACCACAGAAATTGATCGTAAAACGTATTTAGATTTACTAGATGCTACCAAAGACCTAAAAGGATCGCAAGTAATATTATGTGGCCGCAAAAAAGCATATATCGAAAATTACGGACAGGATTTTATAAATATGCTTAATGAGTTTTATGGTAGATATGAAATCGTAGAGAATTTATCCCAAGTAGTTGATGATCAATATCTAAAAATTGCCATCTGCAATGAAAAAGGTGCAGAAAAATACCTCTATCCATCTCTTAAACACCTAGAAGACAAATTAAAAGTAAAAGTTTCTGGCAAAGTCTGGTTGGATTTATCTCACAACGATGCTAATAAAGGACACGCTCTTAAAAATCTTCAGAAAAACCTTAACATATCACCTGGAGAGACAATGGTATTCGGGGACTATAATAATGACCTAGAAATGATGTCACAAGCTACCTATAGTTTTGCAATGCAAAATGCACATCCTAACGTAAAGGCAGTAGCAAATTATACTACAAAAAGTAATGATGAGAATGGGGTAGAACACATGTTGTCTAAAATGATCGAGGCAAAAAAGAAAGAACTTAGTTAA
- a CDS encoding secondary thiamine-phosphate synthase enzyme YjbQ yields MKFFQKEIKLKPYSRGFHLITDQVLSEIPEVSKIEIGQLQVFIKHTSASLTINENADPTVRLDFESHINTMVPEDAPYYIHTYEGPDDMPAHIKSSLMGASVQIPITNGKLNLGIWQGIYLCEHRNYGGSRKLVLTVFGS; encoded by the coding sequence ATGAAATTCTTCCAAAAAGAAATTAAACTAAAACCATATTCCAGAGGTTTCCATTTGATTACAGATCAGGTGCTTTCCGAAATTCCCGAGGTTAGTAAGATTGAAATAGGACAACTACAGGTGTTTATAAAGCATACTTCCGCTAGTTTAACTATTAATGAGAACGCTGATCCAACGGTACGATTAGATTTTGAAAGTCATATAAATACTATGGTTCCCGAAGATGCACCCTATTACATCCATACCTACGAAGGTCCTGATGATATGCCGGCGCATATTAAGTCTTCATTAATGGGTGCTTCTGTTCAGATACCTATTACCAATGGAAAACTTAATCTAGGAATTTGGCAAGGAATTTATCTATGCGAACATCGAAATTATGGAGGTTCTAGAAAACTAGTATTAACAGTTTTCGGTTCTTAA